In Tessaracoccus flavus, the following are encoded in one genomic region:
- the thrC gene encoding threonine synthase, protein MRYISTRDTEGRAGKGFSDILLEGLAADGGLYLPESYPQVDAATLETWRELLAHQGYSALAFEIVRLFVDDIPEADLRGIVTRAYDPVKFLDPAVVPVTRLSDGLWLAHLSNGPSAAFKDMAMQLLGELFAYELARRGETITIVGATSGDTGSSAEYALKDKPGVHVFMLSPRGRMTPFQQAQMFSIDDERIVNIAVDGVFDDCQDLVKEINADAAFKARYRIGAVNSINWARLMAQVVYYFAAWLQVSDGGPVSFSVPSGNFGNIAAGHIARQMGLPIHRLILATNENNVLEEFFRTGVYRVRGSAETLATSSPSMDISKASNFERFVFDLLGRDAARLRELFVDDLADGEFDLSGADEFRGQLDRFGFVSGTSTHQDRLAQIRRVYEADKVTIDPHTADAVQVAQTSGVQGPIVVLETALPVKFADTIVEAIGMVPPRPARFDGIEDLPRHVVDLPCDVDALRSLIAERMPEFSGGASEEPGR, encoded by the coding sequence ATGCGCTACATCTCCACTCGCGACACCGAAGGCCGTGCCGGCAAGGGGTTCAGCGACATCCTGCTTGAAGGGCTCGCCGCCGACGGCGGCCTCTACCTGCCGGAGTCCTACCCCCAGGTTGACGCCGCGACGCTGGAGACCTGGCGCGAGCTACTCGCACACCAGGGGTACTCCGCGTTGGCGTTCGAGATCGTCCGCCTGTTCGTCGACGACATCCCCGAGGCCGACCTGCGCGGGATCGTCACCCGGGCCTACGACCCCGTCAAGTTCCTCGACCCCGCCGTCGTCCCGGTCACCCGACTGAGCGACGGGCTGTGGCTGGCCCACCTCAGCAACGGACCGTCGGCGGCGTTCAAGGACATGGCGATGCAGCTGCTCGGGGAGCTGTTCGCCTACGAGCTTGCCCGGCGCGGCGAGACCATCACGATCGTCGGCGCCACCAGCGGCGACACCGGCTCCTCCGCGGAGTACGCGCTCAAGGACAAGCCCGGCGTCCACGTGTTCATGCTGTCGCCGCGCGGCCGGATGACCCCGTTCCAGCAGGCGCAGATGTTCTCCATCGACGACGAGCGCATCGTCAACATCGCCGTCGACGGCGTGTTCGACGACTGCCAGGATCTGGTCAAGGAGATCAACGCGGACGCCGCGTTCAAGGCCCGCTACCGGATCGGGGCGGTCAACTCCATCAACTGGGCCCGGCTGATGGCCCAGGTGGTCTACTACTTCGCGGCCTGGCTGCAGGTCTCGGACGGGGGCCCGGTCAGCTTCTCCGTGCCGTCGGGCAACTTCGGCAACATCGCCGCCGGCCACATCGCGAGGCAGATGGGCCTCCCCATCCACCGGCTGATCCTGGCCACCAACGAGAACAACGTCCTGGAGGAGTTCTTCCGCACCGGGGTCTACCGCGTGCGGGGATCGGCCGAGACGCTCGCGACCAGCTCGCCGTCGATGGACATCTCCAAGGCTTCCAACTTCGAGCGGTTCGTCTTTGACCTGCTGGGCCGCGACGCCGCCCGCCTGCGCGAGCTGTTCGTCGACGATCTGGCCGACGGCGAGTTCGATCTGTCCGGCGCCGACGAGTTCCGGGGTCAGCTCGACCGGTTCGGGTTCGTGTCCGGGACCTCGACGCACCAGGACCGGCTCGCGCAGATCCGCCGCGTCTACGAGGCCGACAAGGTGACCATCGACCCGCACACCGCCGACGCGGTGCAGGTGGCGCAGACCAGCGGAGTTCAGGGCCCGATCGTCGTGCTGGAGACAGCGCTGCCGGTGAAGTTCGCGGACACCATCGTCGAGGCCATCGGCATGGTGCCCCCGCGACCGGCGCGCTTCGACGGCATCGAGGATCTACCGCGCCATGTCGTCGACCTGCCCTGCGACGTGGACGCCCTACGCAGCCTCATCGCGGAGCGGATGCCAGAGTTCAGCGGAGGCGCCAGCGAAGAGCCGGGGCGATAG